A genomic window from Micromonospora violae includes:
- a CDS encoding helix-turn-helix domain-containing protein, whose product MTHANCPRCGGRLARDNDSGRCTPCQAAERDRLSAPPMVPASFWQHEPLRQALAERHLGRVIRAYRCHPYHGRVALPQTVVAGWLGITQAQLSRVENGPPMVHLDRLTHWARLLRIPASCLWFALPGQPQRSVEKAKATTTSADPDGAGPDEGRRALLAGIAAVAAGAGLLGGSELVHPRRIGTADIARLNAVLELYRSVDRESGGGLLYREVARFAESVYRMLDWSHPAGLTPPLITAVATARQLAGWTALDAGRHDDAQRHFVAGERAALAADNAPLVAMIRYAQAKQLQHLRHNRDALATLQLTYAQLGSHATPATKALLWGAEAASVAALGDGQTAVRTLGKASDQFERIDKEREPNWMGFYDRGELLAQYGRVYRDMARRDRRHASEAVRWGRDSIAALSSANVRSTVLNEVGLCSALFLADEPEQAVAVGNRVLEKSQMMISKRIIDRVINLRRDLTRYREVPEVAAFGRRITDWTTDAA is encoded by the coding sequence GTGACCCACGCGAACTGCCCCCGGTGCGGCGGCCGGCTGGCCCGGGACAACGACAGCGGACGGTGTACGCCGTGCCAGGCCGCCGAACGGGACCGGTTGAGCGCACCGCCCATGGTGCCGGCGAGCTTCTGGCAGCACGAACCGCTGCGACAGGCCCTCGCCGAGCGGCATCTGGGGCGGGTGATCCGGGCGTACCGCTGCCATCCGTATCACGGGCGGGTCGCCTTGCCGCAGACCGTGGTGGCGGGGTGGTTGGGGATCACGCAGGCGCAGTTGAGTCGGGTTGAGAACGGCCCACCGATGGTGCACCTGGACCGACTGACGCACTGGGCGCGGCTTCTCCGGATTCCTGCTTCCTGTCTCTGGTTCGCTCTCCCCGGACAGCCTCAGCGATCAGTCGAGAAGGCCAAGGCAACCACCACCTCAGCCGATCCGGATGGTGCCGGGCCGGACGAGGGTCGGCGTGCCTTGTTGGCCGGGATCGCCGCTGTCGCTGCCGGCGCCGGGCTGCTGGGTGGCAGCGAACTGGTCCACCCTCGGCGAATCGGCACAGCGGATATCGCTCGATTGAACGCGGTGCTGGAGCTTTACCGGTCCGTGGACCGGGAATCTGGTGGTGGCCTGCTATATCGGGAGGTGGCCCGGTTCGCGGAGTCGGTATACCGGATGCTCGACTGGTCGCATCCAGCCGGGCTCACACCGCCCCTCATCACAGCGGTGGCGACAGCCCGGCAACTGGCCGGCTGGACCGCGCTCGACGCAGGCCGCCATGACGACGCCCAACGGCACTTCGTCGCTGGGGAGCGCGCAGCCTTGGCTGCTGACAATGCGCCGCTGGTCGCGATGATTCGGTACGCGCAGGCGAAGCAGCTTCAACACCTTCGGCACAACCGGGATGCCCTCGCGACACTGCAACTCACCTACGCCCAGCTTGGGTCACACGCGACCCCGGCGACCAAAGCCCTGCTGTGGGGCGCGGAGGCAGCCTCAGTCGCGGCACTTGGTGACGGCCAAACCGCTGTGAGAACCCTCGGGAAGGCGAGCGACCAGTTCGAGCGCATCGACAAGGAGCGCGAGCCGAACTGGATGGGCTTCTACGACCGCGGCGAACTGCTCGCTCAATACGGGCGGGTGTACCGGGACATGGCACGGCGAGATCGCAGGCACGCGTCGGAGGCGGTGCGTTGGGGCAGGGATTCCATCGCGGCGTTGAGCTCGGCGAACGTACGCAGCACAGTGCTCAACGAAGTCGGGCTGTGCAGCGCGCTGTTCCTGGCCGATGAGCCCGAGCAGGCCGTCGCGGTCGGCAATCGGGTTCTGGAGAAGTCGCAAATGATGATTTCTAAGCGGATCATCGATCGGGTGATCAACCTTCGTCGAGATCTCACTCGGTATCGGGAGGTTCCGGAGGTAGCCGCGTTCGGCCGGCGCATCACCGATTGGACCACGGACGCCGCATGA
- a CDS encoding flavoprotein has product MTERPVLYLVVCAAGPAEHIDELVDLLIHDGWRVCMIVSPTAVRWLDRQALQDKTGYLVRVEWRMPGDPEPHPPADVVLAAPVTFNTVTKWALGINDTLALGVLNESLGAGLPIIAFPHVKAELAAHPAYAGHLAVLRAAGVAVADGKPLNSVDGPERWGVVIEALRAARPS; this is encoded by the coding sequence ATGACGGAACGCCCGGTGCTGTATCTGGTCGTCTGCGCCGCAGGCCCGGCGGAGCACATCGACGAGCTGGTCGACCTCCTGATCCACGACGGGTGGCGGGTCTGCATGATCGTCAGCCCCACTGCCGTGCGGTGGCTCGACCGTCAGGCGTTGCAGGACAAGACCGGCTATCTGGTACGCGTGGAGTGGCGGATGCCCGGCGACCCCGAGCCGCACCCGCCGGCAGATGTGGTGCTGGCCGCCCCGGTCACGTTCAACACGGTGACGAAGTGGGCGCTGGGCATCAACGACACGCTGGCGCTCGGCGTCCTCAACGAGTCACTGGGCGCGGGCCTGCCGATCATTGCCTTTCCGCACGTCAAGGCGGAGTTGGCGGCGCATCCGGCGTACGCGGGTCACCTGGCGGTGCTGCGCGCCGCCGGCGTGGCCGTGGCTGACGGGAAACCATTGAACTCGGTGGACGGGCCGGAACGTTGGGGCGTGGTCATCGAGGCGCTACGGGCGGCGCGACCGTCCTGA
- a CDS encoding FAD-binding oxidoreductase: protein MRTVNDDHATRASLAAAWESVDVRAAGDFWCTVEDRRPGLLPQRDAPLFFTALGCLLIGDDAPANRAALLLLLGRAYRRFDLLPHTSTIGDALLATVARHARPLWTPQLATAAERALCRATRAIRRAAAQADAGPAWWHVEVIGHDRPSPNIAILTVRPWRRLPFQPGQALPVCTPRMPGHWRWLSPANAPRPDGTVELHVRAVPAGTVSHRLVHEVRAGEPLWLGPPADTGLSLDPASTGDLLLVAGGTGLAPLRALVEQVAAAPDGRRVTLVVGARTFTDLYDPIALDKLQCAHDWLTVVPALSDDPCAEPAERGDALTIALDCHQPDQEIYLCGPQAMLAAARPRLRALGVPATRIHLPHAPAPGVPGGGVQFPEKVDVCESS from the coding sequence ATGCGCACCGTGAACGACGACCACGCGACTCGTGCGAGCCTGGCCGCCGCTTGGGAGTCGGTCGACGTCCGGGCCGCCGGGGACTTCTGGTGCACAGTCGAAGACCGCCGACCCGGGTTGCTCCCGCAGCGCGACGCGCCGCTGTTCTTCACCGCGCTGGGCTGCCTCCTGATCGGCGATGACGCCCCGGCGAACCGGGCGGCGCTGCTCCTGCTGCTCGGCCGCGCGTACCGTCGTTTCGACCTGCTCCCGCACACCAGCACCATCGGCGACGCGCTGCTCGCCACCGTGGCCCGCCATGCCCGTCCGCTGTGGACCCCGCAGCTCGCCACCGCCGCCGAGCGTGCCCTGTGCCGCGCCACGCGCGCCATCCGCCGCGCCGCCGCGCAGGCCGACGCCGGCCCGGCCTGGTGGCACGTCGAGGTGATCGGCCATGACCGGCCGTCGCCCAACATCGCCATTCTGACGGTACGTCCCTGGCGGCGGCTGCCCTTCCAGCCAGGTCAGGCCCTGCCGGTCTGCACGCCGCGCATGCCCGGTCACTGGCGCTGGCTCTCGCCGGCCAACGCCCCACGCCCCGACGGCACCGTCGAGCTGCACGTCCGCGCCGTACCCGCCGGCACCGTCTCCCACCGCCTGGTCCATGAGGTACGCGCCGGAGAGCCGCTCTGGCTCGGCCCACCCGCCGACACCGGGCTGAGCCTCGACCCGGCGAGCACGGGCGATCTGTTGCTCGTCGCCGGTGGCACCGGCCTGGCGCCGCTGCGCGCCCTGGTCGAGCAGGTCGCCGCCGCACCGGACGGCCGGCGGGTGACGCTCGTCGTCGGTGCGCGCACCTTCACCGACCTGTACGACCCGATCGCCCTCGACAAGCTGCAATGCGCCCACGACTGGCTGACCGTCGTGCCGGCGCTCTCCGACGACCCCTGCGCCGAGCCCGCCGAGCGGGGCGACGCCCTGACCATCGCCCTCGACTGTCACCAGCCCGACCAGGAGATCTACCTTTGCGGCCCACAGGCGATGCTGGCCGCCGCGCGGCCACGGCTGCGCGCCCTCGGCGTCCCCGCCACCCGCATCCACCTGCCCCACGCCCCAGCGCCCGGGGTGCCGGGCGGTGGGGTGCAGTTCCCCGAGAAGGTTGATGTCTGTGAGTCATCGTGA
- a CDS encoding fibronectin type III domain-containing protein, giving the protein MSARRVTATIALAALASLLAVNAARADGPAISTPGTPTVVVNEPHQLTLSWAPSAWVEPGAEQPINYEVQVPLGPNTYRFLGSTTDTTITLTDLAPGTTYRIGIAARALGGYSDTSPTTTVRTAAGRATVSYLNLDWSPTNSQIQHLLKVTNTGAGPLDLSTVQVRYHLIFEGGNTSLVPNCDWAALGCDRIQQTVQFFVPPGGPPPGALTTPAPPGYPLPGTPVPGWVELTFTDGTLAPGQSTGPIQLRHHRHSWSAIDERDDPSWLAATGQWTSNDRITLDVDGVREFGDTYS; this is encoded by the coding sequence ATGTCTGCTCGCCGCGTCACCGCCACCATCGCCCTCGCCGCGCTGGCGAGCCTGCTCGCCGTCAACGCCGCCCGGGCCGACGGCCCGGCGATCAGCACCCCCGGCACCCCCACCGTGGTCGTCAACGAGCCGCATCAGCTCACGCTCAGCTGGGCACCCTCGGCCTGGGTGGAGCCCGGCGCGGAGCAGCCGATCAACTACGAGGTGCAGGTGCCGCTGGGGCCGAACACGTACCGCTTCCTCGGCTCCACGACCGACACCACGATCACGCTGACCGACCTCGCGCCCGGCACGACGTACCGGATCGGGATTGCCGCCCGCGCGCTCGGCGGCTACTCCGACACCTCGCCCACCACCACCGTGCGCACCGCAGCGGGCCGCGCGACGGTCAGCTACCTCAACCTCGACTGGTCGCCGACCAACAGTCAGATCCAACACCTTCTGAAGGTCACCAACACCGGCGCCGGGCCGCTCGACCTGAGCACCGTGCAGGTGCGCTACCACCTGATCTTCGAGGGCGGCAACACCTCGCTGGTGCCGAACTGCGACTGGGCGGCGCTGGGCTGTGACCGGATCCAGCAGACCGTGCAGTTCTTCGTCCCGCCGGGCGGGCCGCCGCCCGGGGCGTTGACGACGCCAGCTCCGCCGGGTTACCCGCTCCCGGGAACGCCGGTCCCCGGCTGGGTGGAGCTGACCTTCACCGACGGCACGCTCGCGCCGGGCCAGTCGACCGGGCCGATCCAGCTACGGCACCACCGGCACAGTTGGAGCGCCATCGACGAGCGCGACGACCCGAGCTGGCTCGCCGCGACCGGGCAGTGGACCTCGAACGACCGGATCACGCTTGATGTGGACGGCGTACGCGAGTTCGGCGACACCTACTCCTGA